A genomic stretch from Diachasmimorpha longicaudata isolate KC_UGA_2023 chromosome 2, iyDiaLong2, whole genome shotgun sequence includes:
- the LOC135173172 gene encoding alanine aminotransferase 1 — MSHTRNLRSLVAGGRTIHQWKCGVRGIAGTASGRNIGMTRLVQSVTGIITVNRRTMAGSAGKTLTLDNVYSNLRRMEYAVRGPLLIRALEIEKELEKGAKKPFKEVIKANIGDAHAMGQRPIKFLRQVLALSVSPELLDDPRYPEDAKQRTREILAGCKGSSVGSYSESAGIEVIRKHVARYIQDRDGIPADYKNIVLSNGASDGIKTFLKLFNEVINDKPSGVMIPIPQYPLYSAALAEFGLCQIGYYLNEDNKWALDITELERAYTESKKSCNPRVLVVINPGNPTGQVLTRSNIENIIKFAHKNHLFILADEVYQDNVYDKDSAFHAFKKVMMEMGEPYSKLELASFMSISKGYMGECGIRGGYAEYVNMDPDVMAILSKAISAMLCPTVLGQVVMDVVVNPPRPNELSYKEFVEQKTAVLKSLAERSSLVVDTLNTIPGYHCNPSMGAMYVFPRIELPQKVIDAAKAEGKAPDAFYAFKLLESTGICVIPGSGFGQKPGTYHFRTTILPQVDKIKTMLNSIKDFHIKFLKEYS; from the exons ATGTCGCACACGCGAAACTTGAGGAGTCTAGTGGCTGGAGGTAGGACCATCCACCAATGGAAGTGCGGGGTGCGGGGTATTGCTGGTACGGCATCAGGTCGAAACATTGGTATGACAAGGCTAGTGCAATCAGTGACCGGCATTATAACAGTCAATCGTCGCACCATGGCCGGATCAGCTGGAAAAACTTTGACTCTTGACAATGTTTACTCCAATTTACGTCGCATGGAGTATGCGGTGAGGGGGCCTCTACTCATTAGAGCACTTGAGATTGAGAAAGAACTTGAGAAG GGCGCGAAGAAACCATTCAAGGAGGTGATCAAAGCAAATATTGGAGATGCCCACGCGATGGGCCAGAGGCCCATAAAATTCCTCCGCCAGGTATTGGCTTTGAGTGTTTCCCCAGAACTCCTGGACGATCCAAGATATCCGGAGGATGCTAAACAACGCACTAGAGAGATTCTCGCTGGTTGCAAGGGATCCAGTGTCGGGTCTTACTCAGAGTCAGCTGGAATTGAGGTAATCAGGAAGCACGTGGCTAGGTACATTCAGGATCGTGATGGCATACCAGCTGATTACAAGAATATCGTGTTATCCAATGGTGCCTCAGATGGAATCAAg ACATTCTTGAAGCTGTTCAACGAAGTGATAAATGATAAGCCCTCAGGCGTGATGATTCCTATTCCCCAATATCCCCTCTACTCCGCAGCTCTAGCCGAATTCGGTCTCTGCCAGATTGGATATTACCTCAACGAGGACAACAAATGGGCTCTGGACATAACCGAATTGGAACGCGCCTACACCGAGTCCAAGAAATCCTGCAATCCTCGAGTCCTTGTAGTCATCAATCCAGGCAATCCCACAGGCCAAGTTCTCACCCGCTCCAATATTGAAAACATCATAAAATTCGCTCACAAGAATCATCTCTTCATTCTGGCTGACGAGGTCTACCAGGACAACGTTTACGATAAAGACAGTGCCTTTCACGCTTTCAAGAAGGTGATGATGGAGATGGGTGAGCCTTATTCAAAACTAGAACTGGCGTCCTTCATGTCGATATCGAAAGGGTACATGGGCGAGTGTGGAATACGTGGTGGTTACGCTGAATACGTTAATATGGATCCAGATGTGATGGCTATTCTTTCGAAGGCGATTTCTGCTATGCTTTGCCCCACAGTTCTTGGTCAGGTAGTGATGGACGTCGTGGTAAATCCCCCGAGACCGAACGAGCTTTCGTACAAGGAATTTGTGGAGCAGAAGACAGCTGTCCTTAAGTCACTGGCTGAGAGATCAAGCCTTGTTGTTGATACGTTGAACACAATTCCTGGGTATCACTGTAATCCTTCAATGGGAGCCATGTACGTCTTCCCCAGGATCGAGTTACCTCAGAAGGTTATTGACGCTGCTAAAGCTGAAGGGAAAGCCCCCGATGCTTTTTATGCTTTCAAGCTACTAGAGTCCACGGGGATATGTGTCATTCCTGGCTCTGGATTTGGACAAAAGCCTGGGACTTA